In Erigeron canadensis isolate Cc75 chromosome 6, C_canadensis_v1, whole genome shotgun sequence, the following are encoded in one genomic region:
- the LOC122603306 gene encoding 18S rRNA aminocarboxypropyltransferase — MGYNKSRKFKNHHSQPQSSRAHQPNHEDESLPADPESEEESPMVSKIQLAMWDFGQCDVKRCTGRKLARFGFLKELKVGNGFGGIALSPVGQQCISKEDSDLITRKGLAVVDCSWARLDDVPFTKLRCPAPRLLPWLVAANPVNYGRPCELSCVEALSAGLIICGEVENGELLLSKFKWGHAFLSLNRELLKAYSKCENSVQIIAVQNSWLSEQSSKIPKVLAKEDKVHHSEDEGSEDDSDDGLPPLERNLNHMTLEESDPESE, encoded by the exons ATGGGTTACAACAAATctagaaaattcaaaaaccatCATTCACAACCTCAATCCAGTCGAGCACATCAACCAAATCA TGAAGATGAATCACTTCCTGCTGACCCAG AATCTGAAGAAGAGTCACCAATGGTATCTAAAATTCAGCTAGCTATGTGG GATTTTGGGCAGTGTGATGTAAAAAGATGTACAGGGCGCAAACTTGCTAGATTTGGGTTCTTGAAA GAGTTAAAAGTAGGAAATGGTTTTGGAGGCATTGCATTAAG TCCTGTTGGACAGCAATGCATCTCAAAGGAAGATTCAGACCTGATAACAAGGAAAGGTTTGGCTGTTGTAGATTGTTCTTGGGCGCGATTGGATGATGTACCCTTTACAAAGCTACGATGTCCTGCTCCCCGTCTAT TACCATGGTTGGTAGCTGCGAATCCAGTAAATTATGGTCGGCCCTGCGAGTTATCTTGTGTGGAGGCTTTATCTGCGGGTCTAATTATATG TGGTGAGGTAGAAAATGGCGAGTTGTTGCTAAGCAAGTTCAAGTGGGGCCATGCTTTCTTGTCCCTCAACAG GGAACTTTTAAAGGCGTATTCCAAGTGTGAGAACAGTGTTCAGATTATTGCAGTCCAAAATTCTTGGCTATCTGAGCAAAGTTCTAAAATTCcaaaagttttggcaaaagaag ACAAGGTGCACCATAGTGAAGATGAAGGATCGgaagatgattctgatgatggaCTTCCACCTCTTGAACGGAATTTAAACCATATGACATTGGAAGAAAGTGATCCCGAAAGTGAGTAG
- the LOC122603305 gene encoding histone-lysine N-methyltransferase family member SUVH9-like encodes MSSVIDLNLTPDFPITSDSVHVITIPKLEPKDEPLDEPPPPPTNNLNYNNNFNNNFTSQLQQQAATAASCSSNDVYSEFTRISEMFKTAFNEIDPNSQAIVPVPEEPDTCRRRNPPGRSGELVRVTNLGSEDERYFRDVVRKTRMLYDSLRVFCTFMEDEKRRHNKNNNINNIINNVSSNEKRRNKRGDLKSASVMKDRGLWLNRDKRVVGAIPGVYVGDVYFFRMELCVVGLHGLPQAGIDYLTSSQSSNGDPVATSVIVSGGYEDDEDAGDVIIYTGQGGQDKFNRQADHQRLEGGNLAMERSMHYGIEVRVVRGFKYEGSPSGKVYVYDGLYKVVDSWLEAGKSGFGVIKFKLVRMENQPEMGSAVLKYAENLRNGKIRPVGYVNMDMSMTKEKIPVLLFNDIDDNHEPMYYEYLATTVYPPFVYHLGGKGSGCNCVSGCTNDCLCAKKNGGELAYDQNGLLVRGKPLIFECGPSCNCPPNCQNRVSQNGIKHRFEVFRSRETGWGVRSLDLIQAGSFICEYTGVVLTREQAQLFSMNGDSLIYPNRFGERWAEWGDLSHIFSDYVRPSYPSVPPLDIAMDVSRMRNFACYMSHSSCPNVFAQLMLYDHSNFAFPHLMLFAMENIPPMRELSLDYGEADEWTGKLAICN; translated from the coding sequence aTGAGTTCTGTAATTGACCTTAATCTCACTCCCGATTTTCCGATCACTTCCGATTCCGTCCACGTCATCACCATCCCTAAACTAGAACCTAAAGATGAACCCCTTGACGAACCACCGCCGCCACCGACAAACAACCttaattataacaataattttaataataatttcacaTCGCAACTACAACAACAAGCTGCTACTGCTGCTTCTTGTTCTTCCAACGATGTTTATTCCGAGTTCACTCGGATTTCAGAAATGTTCAAAACCGCTTTTAATGAAATCGACCCGAATTCACAGGCCATTGTTCCGGTTCCAGAAGAACCGGACACGTGTCGTCGCAGAAACCCACCGGGTCGGTCAGGTGAGTTAGTCCGAGTCACGAATCTTGGAAGTGAGGACGAAAGGTATTTTCGTGATGTAGTTAGAAAAACTAGAATGTTATATGATTCCCTTAGAGTATTTTGTACTTTTATGGAAGACGAAAAACgtagacataataaaaataataatattaataatattattaataatgttaGTAGTAACGAAAAGCGGAGGAATAAAAGGGGAGATTTGAAATCGGCTTCGGTTATGAAAGACCGCGGGTTATGGTTAAATCGGGATAAGAGGGTAGTCGGGGCGATTCCGGGTGTGTATGTTGGGGATGTGTATTTTTTTAGGATGGAGTTGTGTGTGGTTGGGTTGCACGGTTTGCCACAAGCCGGGATTGATTATTTGACGTCGAGTCAGAGTTCTAACGGTGACCCGGTTGCCACGAGCGTGATTGTTTCCGGTGGGTATGAAGATGACGAGGATGCGGGTGATGTGATTATATATACGGGACAAGGTGGGCAGGATAAGTTTAATAGGCAGGCGGATCATCAGAGATTAGAAGGCGGTAATCTTGCAATGGAACGGAGTATGCATTATGGTATTGAGGTTCGTGTTGTTCGTGGTTTTAAATATGAAGGTAGCCCGAGTGGGAAGGTGTATGTTTATGATGGGTTGTATAAAGTTGTTGATTCGTGGTTAGAAGCTGGGAAATCGGGTTTCGGTGTTATAAAGTTTAAGCTTGTGAGGATGGAGAATCAGCCGGAAATGGGGAGTGCGGTACTTAAGTATGCGGAGAATCTTAGAAACGGGAAGATTAGGCCCGTGGGGTATGTGAACATGGATATGTCGATGACGAAAGAGAAAATTCCTGTATTGctttttaatgatattgatgataatcaTGAACCGATGTATTATGAGTATTTAGCGACTACTGTTTATCCGCCTTTTGTTTATCACCTTGGAGGGAAAGGTAGTGGATGTAATTGTGTTTCGGGATGTACGAACGATTGTTTATGTGCTAAAAAGAACGGTGGTGAATTGGCTTATGATCAAAATGGTTTACTTGTTAGAGGAAAACCATTGATATTTGAATGTGGGCCATCTTGTAACTGCCCTCCAAATTGTCAAAATCGTGTCAGCCAAAACGGTATCAAACATAGGTTTGAAGTTTTCAGGTCACGAGAGACTGGTTGGGGAGTTAGATCATTGGATTTGATTCAAGCTGGTTCTTTTATTTGTGAATATACTGGAGTTGTTCTCACAAGAGAACAAGCCCAACTATTTTCCATGAATGGTGATAGTTTAATTTATCCAAATCGGTTTGGTGAGAGATGGGCAGAATGGGGAGATTTGTCGCATATTTTTTCAGATTACGTGCGCCCATCTTATCCGTCCGTACCACCACTTGATATTGCAATGGATGTTTCTAGAATGAGGAATTTTGCTTGCTATATGAGCCACAGTTCATGTCCAAATGTTTTCGCACAGTTGATGCTGTATGATCACTCTAATTTTGCATTCCCTCACCTTATGTTGTTTGCTATGGAGAATATTCCTCCGATGAGGGAACTTAGCCTTGATTATGGAGAAGCAGATGAATGGACTGGGAAGCTGGCCATTTGTAACTAA
- the LOC122603456 gene encoding apoptotic chromatin condensation inducer in the nucleus-like yields the protein MGEKSDSKKGSSPYVVLENRSLDQWKVTELKEELKKRKLMTKGLKEELVKRLDAAVRAEIDDAKKNLENDLNSEAQPEVQSDDAAEKTADVMDQTLGVNEGLDDKNDGNKDVEMDMVHENDGLQSLAEKVVTEGEGGVVTTQVESFSVVREISVETTVLVSENLGGQESQMTEIKNTDVGLNQENGEPKPQQQSPEELPELGSSDLISGNQVDEVSQVQSDSISIDTITNIEKNEIKDNVIDDDVKLEIDVKPETILDRNNSESVEVDEQHEDKPAVEEKDANIVNSTDIHNEKDDVIADDVELDAKVEELQPLTESTGVDEPVKENLNAEEKYVDNTENVDICKKNDSGDVGSPEKLNLDGDDSMEEDILESKQIDSKFSSDEVGDKSEKIGVKEDGSVHGMVEDENADKSFAAGEDKMEPSVPSTKRKPYDHEGSENSEVVKRQRRWNSESLKVPEQVLPNHSASATPKDAFQTLAKRAFSRSESIVSHDSPKERIVPPTSNPPTTSLRIDHFLRPFTLKAVQELLGQTGTVVSFWMDQIKTHCYVTYASVEEAIETRNAVCNLQWPAYGGRLLMADFVDPQEVKNRVDPPPPSSEPPITTIPPATTKQPPQPSPRQKQQLPPPPTLPPPPPLSNAPLARARAPPTPEKIDPPIVTLDDLFKKTRATPRIYYLPLSDEQVAAKLNAQGKPVKH from the exons ATGGGAGAAAAGTCTGATAGTAAAAAGGGGTCTTCCCCATACGTTGTTCTTGAAAACCGGTCCCTTGATCAGTGGAAAGTAACCGAGTTGAAAGAGGAACTCAAGAAACGAAAATTGATGACAAAGGGGTTGAAAGAAGAACTTGTTAAGAGGTTAGATGCGGCTGTACGAGCTGAAATCGATGATGCTAAGAAAAATCTTGAGAACGATTTAAATAGCGAGGCTCAACCTGAGGTCCAATCAGATGATGCTGCAGAGAAAACTGCAGATGTCATGGACCAGACTTTGGGGGTAAATGAGGGATTGGATGATAAAAACGATGGTAATAAAGATGTTGAGATGGATATGGTTCATGAAAATGACGGTTTGCAGTCATTAGCTGAAAAAGTGGTTACGGAAGGTGAAGGTGGTGTTGTTACGACTCAAGTGGAATCTTTTAGCGTAGTTCGAGAGATTTCAGTAGAAACCACTGTTTTAGTATCTGAAAATTTGGGTGGTCAAGAATCACAGATGACTGAAATCAAGAACACGGATGTGGGTCTGAATCAAGAGAATGGGGAGCCAAAGCCTCAACAACAATCTCCTGAAGAACTGCCTGAGCTTGGCTCATCAGATCTCATTAGTGGCAACCAGGTAGATGAGGTCAGCCAAGTACAATCTGATTCTATTTCTATTGATACTATCACAAATATTGAAAAGaatgaaataaaagataatgtaattgatgatgatgtcaaATTAGAGATAGATGTTAAGCCTGAGACGATCCTAGATCGTAACAATTCAGAATCGGTCGAAGTTGATGAGCAACATGAGGACAAGCCTGCCGTGGAAGAGAAAGATGCCAATATTGTTAACAGCACAGATATTCACAACGAGAAAGATGATGTAATTGCTGATGATGTCGAGCTGGATGCTAAGGTTGAGGAGCTGCAGCCATTAACAGAATCAACTGGAGTTGATGAGCCAGTCAAGGAAAATCTTAATGCTGAAGAGAAATATGTCGACAATACTGAAAATGTTGATATTTGCAAGAAAAATGACAGTGGAGATGTGGGATCTCCGGAAAAGCTGAATTTGGATGGTGATGATTCAATGGAGGAAGATATTCTAGAGAGTAAGCAAATTGATTCAAAGTTCAGTTCTGATGAAGTGGGAGACAAAAGTGAGAAAATTGGAGTAAAAGAAGATGGTTCTGTGCATGGTATGGTGGAGGATGAAAATGCTGATAAGAGCTTTGCTGCAGGTGAAGATAAAATGGAGCCTAGTGTGCCTTCCACAAAAAGAAAGCCTTATG ATCATGAAGGTTCAGAAAACAGCGAAGTGGTGAAAAGGCAGCGCAGATGGAATTCTGAAAGTCTCAAGGTGCCTGAACAAGTATTACCTAACCATTCTGCCTCTGCTACACCTAAGGATGCATTTCAGACTCTTGCGAAACGCGCCTTTTCAAGATCCGAGTCTATAGTTAGTCATGATTCGCCCAAGGAACGCATTG TTCCCCCTACATCGAATCCTCCAACTACATCTCTTCGAATTGATCATTTTCTGCGTCCTTTCACGTTAAAGGCCGTGCAAGAACTTCTTGGCCAAACGGGTACAGTTGTTAGTTTTTGGATGGATCAGATCAAAACTCACTGCTATGTTACA TATGCATCTGTGGAAGAAGCTATAGAGACACGAAATGCTGTATGCAACCTACAATGGCCTGCGTATGGTGGACGTCTTCTGATGGCTGACTTTGTGGATCCACAAGAGGTTAAGAATCGGGTTGACCCACCTCCACCTTCTTCGGAACCTCCTATCACCACTATACCTCCAGCCACCACCAAGCAGCCACCACAGCCCTCACCCAGACAGAAACAACAGCTCCCTCCCCCACCCACCCTtccaccgccgccaccattgTCCAACGCACCACTAGCAAGAGCCCGTGCGCCTCCTACTCCCGAGAAAATTGACCCTCCAATTGTTACATTGGATGATCTGTTTAAAAAGACGAGAGCCACTCCTCGTATCTACTACTTACCGCTTTCTGATGAACAAGTTGCAGCAAAGCTGAATGCTCAGGGGAAACCTGTGAAGCATTAG